A window of Gemmatimonadota bacterium contains these coding sequences:
- a CDS encoding tape measure protein produces the protein MFTEFAGEVDLVADAVGRTGRKLTLGVTAPITVAAAASVKAAVDMDTLRRSLDAVDTSAGGTARRLAELKDIAELPDLSFRDAIEGDIRLQAIGFSAAESARTLRAFGNAIATTGGDSGALDRVVAQIRDITIEGRVLGNDLGAIIDTAPIVGRALQAAFGTVSPQEIQALELSTDEFFDRLLTALEDLPQAVRRAETSFEDFTDALFRARVRVGDNLLPGVTAGLDRVTAALDSVDDASPAMVKLGIAGAGAAAGAGPLFTIAGKALETGVFLGLAKQLTSTSKAFGALGTAVAVGGPLALGLAAVGVLGLTVASALKRASTETNKFNLAVARFKEAGDDLAGADKEALEAGLANLESKLQVATFTGVDFSGGEQRVADLDALRAQIAAVKAALALLDEPAGGGGGGGVPLPFKAGDLDPTIENITRVVERMGELRGELSGLEFEAAFATGDTLTKAQEEIALVRAELAALIATFNSFGALGDFEAPAINLATGPTDSQQFLRRQRIAFAPAAQGGGIRDRSGREPARESFGDFDKLLGLDKLTTPIKLTAKQVKAMGEEAAATAESVGGPFQQFIDRIANSSVGGGVLDTLGATFSPENLASGFATALASTALNAITGAIGGLFGGESPEERAERMAREQAADSLARLKRNLDEVSGALRGLSGGTIDQIGQAIEAGLEGPFDALFAFGRFETALDRFGISMGEVEALADSLDIEFRTSAEFLRELDRALAEIDLADFFRSPDGQGRLRDARAQLFDLEPLEILEAELAGFLGNVDLDDTGPLTEAIQQALEKFGIDNPSVEAAIAGLDLSSAAGLEGFEDALRELFAQFEAGALDLDQLGDLSADEFLNAILELDRLAESAADASEAVSKVGEELLNLPSGFKVSLARFRATDVGDGAGTFRDAVASGGTIITEGDTFIDQITVIQQPGEDGEELADRVVEKLRRLKTRGGTKSLTLGA, from the coding sequence GTGTTCACCGAGTTCGCCGGCGAGGTCGACCTGGTGGCGGACGCGGTTGGCCGCACCGGCCGCAAGCTAACCCTCGGCGTCACTGCGCCCATCACCGTCGCGGCCGCAGCGTCCGTGAAGGCCGCTGTCGACATGGACACGCTGCGCCGCTCGCTCGACGCCGTGGACACGTCGGCCGGCGGCACGGCCCGGCGACTTGCAGAACTGAAGGACATCGCCGAGCTGCCCGACCTCAGCTTCCGGGACGCCATCGAAGGCGACATTCGCCTCCAGGCAATCGGCTTTTCGGCTGCGGAATCGGCGCGTACGCTCCGCGCCTTCGGCAACGCGATCGCGACCACCGGCGGCGACTCGGGTGCGCTGGATAGGGTCGTCGCCCAGATCCGCGACATTACCATCGAAGGCAGAGTCCTCGGCAACGACCTTGGCGCCATCATCGACACCGCGCCCATCGTCGGCCGGGCGCTTCAGGCCGCATTCGGTACCGTCAGTCCGCAGGAAATCCAGGCCCTTGAACTGTCGACCGACGAGTTCTTCGACCGGCTCCTGACGGCGCTCGAAGACCTGCCGCAGGCCGTGCGCCGCGCAGAAACCAGCTTCGAGGACTTCACCGACGCGCTGTTCCGGGCGCGTGTGCGCGTCGGTGACAACCTGCTGCCGGGCGTCACCGCCGGCCTGGACCGTGTCACGGCGGCGCTCGACAGCGTAGACGACGCCAGCCCGGCGATGGTCAAACTCGGCATCGCCGGTGCGGGCGCTGCTGCTGGCGCGGGGCCGCTGTTCACGATCGCCGGGAAGGCCCTCGAAACTGGCGTGTTTCTCGGGCTCGCCAAGCAACTGACCAGCACCTCGAAGGCGTTCGGTGCGCTCGGGACGGCCGTCGCGGTCGGTGGGCCCCTGGCGCTCGGGCTTGCTGCGGTTGGGGTGCTCGGCCTGACTGTCGCCAGTGCCCTGAAGCGTGCCAGCACCGAAACGAACAAGTTCAACCTCGCGGTCGCCCGGTTCAAGGAGGCCGGCGACGACCTGGCCGGCGCCGACAAGGAGGCGCTGGAGGCGGGCCTCGCGAACCTCGAATCCAAGCTCCAGGTCGCCACGTTCACGGGCGTCGACTTCTCGGGCGGTGAGCAGCGGGTCGCCGACCTTGACGCGCTGCGGGCCCAGATAGCCGCGGTCAAGGCCGCGCTCGCGCTGCTCGACGAGCCCGCCGGAGGCGGTGGTGGTGGCGGCGTCCCGCTCCCGTTCAAGGCCGGCGACCTCGACCCGACCATCGAGAACATCACGCGCGTCGTCGAGCGGATGGGCGAGCTGCGCGGCGAGCTGTCCGGCCTTGAGTTCGAGGCGGCGTTCGCCACCGGCGATACGCTCACGAAGGCGCAGGAGGAAATCGCGCTCGTCCGCGCCGAGCTGGCCGCGCTGATAGCGACGTTCAACAGCTTCGGCGCGCTCGGCGATTTCGAGGCGCCGGCCATCAACCTCGCGACCGGCCCCACCGACAGCCAGCAGTTCCTGCGCCGTCAGCGCATAGCGTTCGCGCCAGCCGCGCAGGGCGGCGGCATACGCGACCGCAGCGGCCGCGAACCGGCACGCGAATCGTTCGGCGATTTCGACAAGCTGCTCGGCCTGGACAAGCTCACGACGCCGATCAAGCTGACCGCCAAGCAGGTCAAGGCGATGGGCGAGGAGGCTGCGGCGACGGCCGAGAGCGTCGGCGGCCCGTTCCAGCAGTTCATCGACCGGATCGCGAACTCCAGCGTCGGCGGCGGCGTGCTCGACACGTTGGGCGCCACGTTCAGCCCCGAGAACCTGGCGTCCGGGTTCGCGACGGCGCTGGCCTCGACGGCGTTGAACGCGATCACCGGCGCCATCGGTGGGCTGTTCGGCGGCGAAAGCCCAGAGGAGCGCGCCGAGCGCATGGCGCGCGAGCAGGCCGCCGACTCGCTCGCACGGCTGAAGCGCAACCTCGATGAGGTCTCGGGCGCACTGCGCGGGTTGTCCGGCGGCACGATCGATCAGATCGGCCAGGCGATCGAGGCTGGCCTCGAGGGGCCGTTCGATGCGCTTTTCGCCTTCGGGCGATTCGAGACCGCGCTCGACCGTTTCGGGATCTCGATGGGCGAGGTCGAGGCGCTGGCCGACTCGCTGGACATCGAGTTCCGCACGAGCGCCGAGTTCCTGCGCGAGCTGGACCGCGCGCTCGCCGAGATCGACCTGGCCGACTTCTTCCGCTCGCCTGATGGTCAGGGCCGCTTGCGTGACGCGCGCGCCCAGCTATTCGACCTGGAACCGCTGGAGATATTGGAGGCCGAGCTGGCCGGCTTCCTGGGCAACGTCGACCTCGACGACACGGGCCCGCTGACCGAGGCGATCCAGCAGGCGCTCGAGAAGTTCGGGATCGACAACCCGAGCGTCGAGGCCGCGATCGCCGGGCTCGACCTGTCGAGCGCGGCGGGGCTGGAGGGCTTCGAGGACGCGCTGCGCGAGCTGTTCGCGCAATTCGAGGCGGGCGCGCTGGACCTGGACCAGCTCGGCGACCTCAGTGCGGACGAGTTCCTGAACGCGATCCTCGAACTCGACCGGCTGGCCGAGTCGGCGGCCGACGCGAGCGAGGCCGTCAGCAAGGTCGGCGAGGAGCTGCTGAACCTGCCGAGTGGGTTCAAGGTCAGCCTCGCGCGGTTCCGCGCGACCGACGTTGGC